The following proteins are co-located in the Castanea sativa cultivar Marrone di Chiusa Pesio chromosome 8, ASM4071231v1 genome:
- the LOC142606667 gene encoding laccase-4-like yields MAQWIRVVVLVVMAYCLFPASVEGMVRHYKFNVVLKNTTKLCSTKPIVTVNGRFPGPTIYAREDDTVLVKVVNHVKYNVSIHWHGVRQLRSGWADGPAYITQCPIQPGHQFIYNFTITGQRGTLWWHAHILWLRATVQGALVILPKRGVPYPFPRPQKEQVVLLGEWWKSDVEAVINEALKSGGAPNVSDAHTINGHSGPVSSCPLERGFTLPINPGQTYLLRIINAAMNEELFFKIAGHTLTIVEVDAVYTKPLKTDTIVIGPGQTTNALLTGDRRTGKYMVVASPFMDEPIAVDNTSATATLHYSGTLASTTTTLTTPPPKNSTSLAANFTKALRSLNSKKYPAIVPLKIDHSLFFTIGLGVNPCSTCATGVRVVADINNVSFVMPTISLLQAHFFNISGVFTDDFPANPPSKFNFTGTQPTNLGTMTGTRLYRLSYNSTVQIVLQDTGMISPENHPLHLHGFNFFEVGRGLGDFHPKKDPKKFNLVDPVERNTISVPAGGWTAIRFRADNPGVWFMHCHLEVHTTWGLKMAFVVDNGKGPNESLLPPPSDLPKC; encoded by the exons ATGGCGCAATGGATTCGAGTCGTAGTGCTGGTAGTGATGGCTTATTGCCTGTTCCCGGCGTCGGTGGAAGGCATGGTTCGACACTACAAGTTCAAT GTTGTACTGAAGAATACCACGAAATTGTGCTCAACTAAGCCCATTGTCACTGTGAATGGAAGGTTCCCTGGTCCTACAATTTATGCTAGGGAGGATGACACAGTGCTGGTTAAGGTGGTCAACCATGTCAAATACAATGTTAGCATCCATTG GCATGGGGTTAGACAGCTACGGTCGGGTTGGGCTGATGGGCCTGCATACATTACGCAATGCCCAATTCAACCAGGACATCAATTCATTTACAACTTCACCATCACGGGCCAAAGGGGTACACTATGGTGGCACGCACACATACTCTGGCTCAGGGCCACAGTCCAAGGTGCCTTGGTTATCTTGCCCAAGCGTGGGGTTCCTTACCCATTTCCCAGGCCACAAAAGGAACAAGTCGTTTTATTAG GTGAATGGTGGAAATCAGATGTTGAGGCTGTCATTAATGAAGCTTTGAAATCTGGCGGGGCCCCTAATGTCTCTGATGCTCACACCATCAATGGTCATTCTGGACCTGTATCAAGCTGCCCTTTAGAAA gAGGTTTTACATTACCAATAAATCCCGGACAGACATACTTGCTACGAATCATCAATGCTGCAATGAATGAAGAGCTTTTCTTCAAGATTGCTGGCCACACACTCACCATTGTTGAGGTTGACGCGGTATACACAAAACCTTTAAAAACCGACACCATTGTCATTGGACCAGGCCAAACCACAAATGCACTCCTAACAGGTGATCGTAGAACAGGGAAGTATATGGTTGTAGCTTCACCTTTCATGGACGAACCCATTGCAGTTGATAACACCTCAGCCACAGCCACATTACACTATTCAGGCACTCTAGCCTCTACCACAACCACTCTCACTACCCCACCTCCCAAAAATTCTACGTCACTAGCTGCAAACTTCACAAAAGCCCTCCGAAGCCTGAACTCGAAAAAATACCCAGCTATAGTTCCATTGAAAATAGACCATTCGTTGTTTTTTACTATTGGTCTTGGTGTTAACCCTTGTTCTACTTGTGCAACTGGTGTCCGTGTGGTAGCGGATATTAACAATGTTTCATTTGTGATGCCAACTATTTCACTTCTTCAAGCTCATTTTTTCAATATAAGTGGGGTTTTCACCGATGACTTCCCTGCTAATCCACCAAGTAAGTTTAATTTTACTGGCACACAGCCAACGAACTTGGGGACCATGACTGGGACAAGGCTGTATAGACTTTCTTACAATTCAACTGTACAAATAGTCTTACAAGATACAGGGATGATATCCCCTGAAAACCATCCACTCCATTTGCATGGATTCAATTTCTTTGAGGTTGGAAGGGGACTAGGTGACTTTCATCCAAAGAAAGATccaaagaaattcaatcttgttgACCCTGTGGAGAGAAACACAATTAGTGTACCAGCTGGAGGATGGACTGCTATTAGATTCAGGGCTGACAATCCAG GGGTTTGGTTTATGCATTGCCATTTGGAAGTGCATACCACATGGGGGCTTAAGATGGCATTTGTGGTGGACAATGGTAAAGGCCCTAATGAATCTCTTCTACCTCCTCCAAGTGATCTTCCTAAGTGCTAA